The following proteins come from a genomic window of Lachnoclostridium phytofermentans ISDg:
- a CDS encoding response regulator gives MNTKYKVLLVDDETLLLESLEIILTLSEEYEIVGKARNGLEALECINHIVPDLAMIDLNMETIGGLELIRNIRNQYDSMKILVLTTFYDERNITLAMQYGANGYLLKDSGRNAILTALLNIRNGQSVIDQKVLETLTKLISDKKSSKKSNTIASLTNLDSPQNIILPLSELTKREHEICAMIAEGFTNSQIASFLYISEGTVKNYISSIYDKLQIHDRAALAVALTKTNRII, from the coding sequence ATGAATACCAAATATAAAGTACTGCTTGTAGATGACGAAACTCTTTTATTAGAGAGCTTAGAAATCATTCTAACCTTATCAGAAGAATATGAGATCGTCGGCAAAGCCCGCAATGGTTTGGAAGCCCTAGAATGTATCAATCATATTGTGCCTGACTTGGCTATGATTGACCTTAACATGGAGACGATTGGTGGGCTTGAATTAATACGAAATATCCGAAACCAGTATGATTCTATGAAAATTTTAGTACTAACAACCTTTTATGATGAAAGAAATATTACTCTAGCTATGCAATATGGAGCAAATGGTTATTTATTGAAAGATTCCGGACGTAATGCGATTCTTACCGCACTATTAAATATCCGAAATGGTCAAAGCGTAATTGACCAGAAAGTATTAGAAACCTTGACCAAGCTAATCTCTGATAAGAAGTCTTCAAAAAAATCAAACACGATAGCTTCTTTAACAAATTTGGATTCACCTCAAAACATAATACTCCCACTTTCAGAGTTAACCAAGAGAGAGCATGAAATATGTGCAATGATAGCAGAAGGTTTTACTAACTCACAAATTGCAAGTTTTCTCTATATATCAGAAGGAACCGTAAAAAACTATATCTCTTCTATCTATGATAAATTACAGATTCATGACCGTGCTGCTCTTGCCGTCGCACTAACCAAGACTAACAGAATAATTTAA
- a CDS encoding FtsX-like permease family protein: MITKQSLSPFPYIKNNRKRILVLILSFGFYLTMIYGVQYIFSSTTYTFEQLLANQYQKAPFLSATEDMSPEEKQEELRSVCDQFNRYEEVSIAFPASYIDGGRIKTTIGYEYFDYPITEAKYIPTYLSHFNAKLIEGKIPTEPGEIIADQKYMRNNQLELGEEIIPGFHIVGIVKSDYYLLIGVNKHFYNYYVHVLMKNTTVHFETLCEEIGIPFSYNVNTYETGLANVSIDAGNSLQLCTNLIFIISTVVLFLCLLAVIQMYFRDRNDEWCLYHSLGYSIHSIYNLAMKELLLILGVSCILCLGLLSLFLPLFYRLAILPNGLLIQYFHPDVILKMIAVIVLFLGMCQIPLTHSLHRIKTVDILDEESI, from the coding sequence ATGATTACAAAGCAAAGCCTTTCTCCATTCCCCTATATCAAAAACAATCGAAAGAGAATCTTAGTACTTATCCTAAGCTTTGGTTTCTATTTGACTATGATTTACGGGGTACAATATATCTTTTCCTCCACAACATATACCTTTGAACAGCTATTAGCAAATCAATATCAAAAGGCTCCTTTCCTTTCAGCAACAGAGGATATGTCCCCAGAGGAAAAACAAGAAGAACTACGTAGCGTATGTGACCAGTTTAATCGCTATGAAGAAGTTTCGATTGCCTTCCCTGCTTCCTATATAGATGGAGGACGTATCAAAACAACAATCGGTTATGAGTATTTCGATTATCCAATCACAGAGGCCAAATATATCCCTACGTATCTGTCCCATTTTAATGCCAAACTAATTGAAGGAAAAATTCCTACGGAACCCGGAGAGATAATTGCAGATCAAAAGTATATGAGGAATAATCAATTAGAACTTGGAGAGGAAATCATCCCTGGATTTCACATCGTTGGGATTGTCAAATCCGATTACTATTTGTTAATTGGGGTAAATAAGCACTTTTATAATTATTACGTCCATGTTCTGATGAAAAATACTACAGTTCATTTTGAAACCTTATGTGAAGAAATAGGCATACCTTTTTCATATAATGTCAATACATATGAAACTGGTTTGGCTAATGTCAGCATAGACGCAGGTAACAGTTTACAACTTTGTACCAATTTAATTTTTATAATTTCAACTGTTGTCCTATTTTTATGCCTACTTGCTGTAATACAAATGTATTTTCGTGACCGTAATGACGAATGGTGTCTTTATCATTCTCTCGGTTATTCTATCCATAGTATTTATAACCTTGCGATGAAAGAGCTTCTTCTTATCCTAGGAGTTTCCTGTATCTTATGCCTCGGACTTCTTTCCTTGTTTCTACCATTATTTTATAGGTTAGCTATCTTACCAAATGGTCTTCTTATTCAATATTTTCATCCTGATGTCATCCTTAAGATGATTGCAGTTATTGTTCTATTTCTAGGAATGTGCCAAATACCATTGACACACTCCCTACACCGAATAAAAACAGTGGATATTTTAGATGAGGAGTCTATATAA
- a CDS encoding ABC transporter ATP-binding protein, which produces MFHLDDVTLIYDIDKTNKVYAIKNITTTFPDHGLIGIIGPSGSGKSTLMYCMSTLKKPTCGEILYQEKDIAISYTNMSKKDQEQLRKSKFGFVFQRHFLISYMSALENVIVAANCSKGEAMSRAKELLQKLGIKQSEFSKKPHQLSGGQRQRIAIARAMLHEPSVLFADEPTASLDHTTAFATMDLLLEYAKKHLVLIITHDGSILKDADQIIEIWDGSILDREATI; this is translated from the coding sequence ATGTTTCATCTTGATGATGTTACTCTAATTTATGATATTGATAAAACAAATAAGGTTTATGCAATTAAAAATATTACAACTACATTTCCAGACCATGGTCTAATCGGTATTATTGGACCAAGTGGAAGCGGCAAATCAACTTTAATGTACTGTATGTCCACCTTAAAGAAGCCAACCTGTGGTGAGATCCTCTATCAGGAAAAGGATATTGCTATTTCCTATACCAATATGAGCAAGAAAGATCAGGAACAACTTCGTAAAAGTAAATTCGGTTTCGTCTTCCAGAGACATTTTTTAATTTCCTATATGAGTGCACTGGAAAATGTTATTGTTGCGGCGAATTGCTCGAAAGGTGAAGCTATGTCCCGTGCAAAGGAGTTGCTTCAAAAACTTGGCATAAAACAATCTGAATTTTCAAAAAAACCTCATCAATTATCCGGTGGTCAGCGTCAACGTATCGCAATTGCAAGGGCTATGCTACACGAACCAAGTGTATTGTTTGCTGATGAACCGACTGCTTCCTTAGATCATACTACTGCATTTGCAACTATGGATTTACTTTTAGAATACGCCAAGAAGCATCTTGTACTTATTATTACTCATGATGGATCCATCTTAAAAGACGCTGATCAAATTATTGAAATCTGGGATGGTAGTATTCTTGACAGGGAGGCAACCATATGA
- a CDS encoding ABC transporter permease, with product MKPFSAIFYLTKNRLRSVSLILMITATTLCYIGGIYVYSMEHHFHREIRPYRDFAMMYQNYGCTQNDWDLMVDKLQSLPSVTSLMPVNSSPRIRYTNEISFRISQGVIVFTSTKDLTTMNQITQLVKDSNDLPQDGEIILSEGLARNTNIKVGDILTSGGTLFYFDTPLKVKYIYPSLDYSAYAVDSTAIPTSLFILREGDIVEPSGQEKLSGETASRQRFADDLKTLDIPNVMSLTTYENQYADLKNQMPIYYMIFYSVVILISIVLAITINATLIEAYGKRKSEFSIYMAIGIPRSKIVCKILKEITLINLMGLTTGLILIHIILFVLNQLVFYPRGLGLPYFAWCAAIATLLCDFFAIMPSTLLRIRNIKRYDITEY from the coding sequence ATGAAGCCGTTCTCTGCCATATTCTATCTAACTAAAAATCGTTTGCGATCTGTTTCACTTATCTTAATGATAACCGCCACTACTCTTTGCTATATTGGAGGTATCTATGTATATTCTATGGAGCATCATTTTCACCGTGAGATAAGACCTTATCGTGATTTTGCTATGATGTATCAAAATTATGGCTGTACTCAAAATGATTGGGACCTCATGGTGGATAAATTACAATCCTTACCCTCCGTCACTTCTCTCATGCCAGTGAATAGTTCTCCTAGAATCCGCTATACGAATGAAATTTCCTTTCGAATATCTCAAGGTGTTATTGTATTTACCTCAACAAAGGACTTAACCACTATGAATCAGATAACGCAACTTGTTAAAGACAGCAATGATTTACCACAGGATGGAGAAATCATCTTAAGTGAAGGATTAGCAAGGAACACAAATATTAAAGTTGGCGATATTTTAACTTCGGGCGGAACTCTGTTTTATTTTGATACCCCTCTTAAGGTCAAGTACATCTATCCTTCTCTTGACTACTCTGCCTATGCAGTAGACTCAACTGCTATCCCAACTAGTCTGTTCATTCTTCGAGAAGGTGATATTGTAGAGCCTTCAGGGCAAGAGAAGCTATCCGGTGAAACTGCTTCAAGACAGCGATTTGCAGACGATCTAAAGACCTTGGATATCCCTAATGTAATGTCTCTCACCACATATGAGAATCAATATGCTGATTTAAAAAATCAGATGCCTATTTATTATATGATTTTTTATTCTGTCGTTATCCTAATCTCTATCGTACTAGCTATCACGATTAATGCCACTCTCATTGAAGCCTATGGTAAGAGAAAAAGTGAATTCAGCATTTATATGGCAATTGGTATTCCAAGGAGCAAAATAGTTTGTAAAATTCTAAAGGAAATAACTCTCATAAATCTTATGGGATTAACTACTGGTTTGATATTAATTCATATTATTTTATTTGTTCTAAATCAGCTTGTATTTTATCCTAGAGGGCTTGGATTACCTTATTTTGCATGGTGTGCAGCGATTGCTACCTTATTATGTGATTTCTTTGCTATTATGCCTAGTACCTTATTACGAATTAGGAATATAAAGCGGTATGATATTACAGAATACTAG
- the truA gene encoding tRNA pseudouridine(38-40) synthase TruA, translated as MKRVLLKVAYDGTNYCGWQVQPNAKTIEGVLNECLTKLLKEEIVIIGASRTDAGVHAYGNVAVFDTNSRIPAEKLSYALNAHLPEDIVIQASMEVESDFHPRYCDTRKTYEYRIYNATFPLPTNRRYAHFVYYDLDLEAMRKAASYLIGEHDFVSFCSANTQVKDTTRTIYDIQIEKERELIVIRIKGNGFLYNMVRIIAGTLIQVGTHQWEPERVLEALTKKDRQAAGPTAPAKGLTLVEIEYL; from the coding sequence GTGAAAAGAGTATTATTAAAAGTAGCTTACGATGGAACGAATTATTGTGGTTGGCAGGTACAGCCAAATGCGAAAACCATTGAAGGCGTATTGAATGAATGTTTAACTAAGTTATTAAAGGAAGAGATTGTGATCATAGGTGCAAGCAGAACAGATGCTGGTGTTCATGCTTATGGCAATGTCGCAGTATTTGATACCAATTCGAGAATTCCAGCAGAGAAACTATCCTATGCGTTAAATGCTCATTTACCAGAAGATATTGTGATTCAAGCTTCTATGGAGGTTGAATCCGATTTTCATCCAAGGTATTGCGATACTAGAAAAACTTATGAATATCGGATTTATAATGCAACATTTCCTCTTCCGACAAATCGAAGGTATGCCCATTTTGTATATTACGATTTGGATTTAGAGGCAATGAGAAAGGCAGCTTCTTATTTGATTGGGGAGCATGACTTTGTGAGCTTTTGTTCTGCGAATACACAGGTTAAGGATACTACTAGGACAATTTATGATATTCAGATAGAAAAAGAGAGAGAACTTATTGTAATTCGTATTAAGGGAAATGGATTTCTTTATAATATGGTACGAATCATTGCGGGTACGCTTATTCAGGTGGGTACTCACCAATGGGAACCAGAACGAGTATTAGAAGCTCTTACAAAAAAAGATCGACAGGCAGCTGGACCGACTGCTCCAGCAAAAGGGTTAACGCTGGTAGAAATAGAATACTTATAA